The Thiorhodovibrio frisius genome segment CCAGTTACCCGGCCGCCCCCGTACAGATCCCGGCGTGCGGAACTACCGCACCGGGCTCCTCGAAATGATTCGCTTCGCACGCGGCAACATTGCAGAATACTCAGAAGCTGTGGCAGATTCGTGGTCGCTCAAGCTTGAACACCTTGATCAGTTCGGCAAAGCCCTTCCAGTTGTAACTGCGCCGCTGACTGCGGCGATTCAGCTCCCGGTAGAGCATGCGTGTGACATGGTAGAAAAAGTCACCCAGGCTGTCGGAGTTGCCTCGGATACCGTAGTAATTGTAGTACCCGCGCAGCTTCGCATTGAGAGCCGCGAAGAACTTGTCCTTGTGCATCCGGCAGTGTGCCCGACACCAGTCTCGAAAACTGGCCAGGGAGGCGCGGTATTTCTTCCGTGCCGTGCGCCGTTTGAGCGCGGGTTTTCCCCAACGCCCTCGTCCCCAGCGAAACTCGAATCCGAGAAACTCAAAGGTGCCGTTACGCGTCCAGTCCTGACGCGAGAACCGCAGCAACTGCGTTTTCTCTTGCGCGACTTCCAGCCCGAACCGCTCCATCCGCAACCCAAGCACCCGATAAAAGCGCTGGGCGTCGAACTCACATTCAAACGCGCACACAAAATCGTCGGCATACCGACAGAGGTACGCTTTCCCTTTGCAATGTGTCTTGACCGTGTTCTCAAACCACTCATCTAGCGCGTAGTGGAGATAGATATTCGCAAGCATCGGGGAGATGATCCCGCCCTGGGGCGAGCCTGTCTTGGGATGCTGAACCGCGCCATCTGGCTCCAAAACGCCGGCCTTTAACCACTTGCGAATCAGCCGCAAAAAGGGTTCATCGTCTATCCGTCGCTGCAACAGTTCGATCAGTGTATCGTGATCGATTCGATCAAAGAATGCGCGAATATCCGCCTCGACCAGGAAGTGATAACGCCCGCTTCGCAGCTCGGCGCTCAGGTCTCGCACTGCATCCAGGGCACCAACCCGAGGTCGGTAACCATAGCTACAGTCCAGAAAGTCCTGCTCATAAATCTCTTCCAGTATCTTGGTAACCCCCATCTGGAGCACTTTGTCCGCGATGGCCGGAATCCCCAATGGCCTCAACTTTCCGTTGAGCTTGGGGATGTATCTTCTCAGTACCAGCTTGGCCCGATACCATCCCCCTTTGACCGCCGCCGCCAGTGCTTCTACATTGTCCTGAAGGTTGGCTTCATAGGCGCGGGCATCCAGTCGGTCGACACCGCTGGCCGCACCTTTGTTAATCAGCCGCCAACAGGCCAGAAGATAGCTGACGTTGAGCAGGCCAAAGAGGTTGCGGAATCGATGGGCCTTGTCCGATGCCGCCTTTTTCGCTATTCCCAACAGGGAGGTTTGCTTCATGGTCCAGCCCGTCGTGTCTGGGTGAAGTGTCCTTTGTTGGCTGCATCACTTCGCCGACCCCTTTCCCATGTACGCGGCTCTCCCGCGCTCGGAGTACTATGAGTCGGTCTGACTCCCCATCCGCTTCCGGCGAACCTTCCTTCTCGGTCAGTTGCGCTTCCCCGGTCGGTCGGCTCTAGGCTTCGGTCTAATTCCGTTTCGGGGTTTCCCCCTGTGTGTCTCAATAACCGCATGCCTTACCTCTCCCGCCGGGAGCTGATGGGGTCTCCCAAGTTCTCGACGCTTCTGTGCTTGCATGCCAGGCGCTCGGACCCCGACAGACCCTCGGGACTCTCGCCGTGAACGACCTTAGGGCAACGTTTGTTTTCTCTGTTTGCTGCCTGGTTTCCCGGCAGTGCCACAATATCTTGCCCATCGTCGTTCTATTGAGTCCTCTGTGTTGGCTTCCAGGTCGTTAACCCTGTCGCCGTCTGCTTTAATGCTTTTAACGAGGCTGAAATCGCTTCAGGGTGGTGCGTACACCCCTCTGGCCTACAAGTTTCTCTATGTACGCTTCACCTCTTTTGTTCACGATAGCACCAGTCTCCTGACCAGTGCGTCGCTATCCGCCAGAGGCGCAACACGCGATACGGGTGGGTGGCTAGCCCTTACCCGACCGGGACTTTCACCCGGCAAGAAGCGCCAAGCTTCGCTTGGCGCACTAACGACATACGCTCGGAAATCGCGAAAGCGCCGCCGGTCAGCAAACCGATAGTATCGGAACTCGTCCCTAACCCATCGGCCTCATAGTGGTCGTAGGCCAAGCGGGAGATCAGCTGCGCGCGTTCGCTCCAGAGATAGATCCCCTCAAGGCTGCCGCCGGTCATGCGATAATTATACAGGGGAATCTGACCGACATCCTGGTAAGAAACATCTGTATAGCTGGCGCCGACCCCAAGACTGGCACGGTTGCTGAGCGAGTAACTCCAAGACGGGGCGACAAATAGACGTGTGCGGCGTTTGTTCGTTTGCACGTAGCCCGAGGTTTCCACCTCACTGGTAAGGGTGGAGTCGTATTCGATCAGGGTACTCAGGCCGAAGCGGCTGCGCTCGAGTTGATAAGCCGAACTCAACCCGAGAAAACCGTCGGTATTGTTCAGCTCTGAAACCGCGTCGTAGCGGTGAGAGCTGACTCCGCCGTTGATCGCGACCTCGCCGGCCTCGGTGCGCCGGCCCAGTTTGACCTCGGCGCGGGCGACCGCGCCAACAGAGCTTTGCGCGTCAATGGTTGTCAGTCGCACATTATCGTCGTAGAAACTGTCGACGCTGGCCTTCGGCTGCAGATACCAGTCCTGCGCGGATGCTGATAACGACAACAGCGTGGCAATAACCAGAAGCCCGAACCGGTTTGGTCGCCAGAACCAAACACTTCGGCCCCCAACCAGCTCCCCGAGCCTAAGACGCAAATGCACTACAGTCTTATTTGACAACGCTATCAACCCTTTTTTTCAACTAAATATTAGTTTACACCTCCAAGAATATGAGAAATTGAAATTTTTGCCAAAATATTTTCCGAAAAAACCCGCACGCGAGTCCTTCGGTCAGGGCCGTCTAGGGGACGACGACGACGTCACCCGCCTGCAGCGGAATATTTTGCTGAAGGTTTTTCCCGCGCTCGACTTCCTTGTAATTGAAAGGAATCTGCACCTGCTTTCCATCGACGGTGCGCAGCACCTTAATGTCTTTCCGATCCGCGAAGGGCGTCAGACCGCCTGCCATGGCCAACGCCTGCATCACCTGCACGTCGCGGCCGATCATGAAATCCCCTGGCTTATTGACCCGCCCGAGGACATAAATGCGATTGCCCGGAATGTCTTGCAGACTGACGGTCACCAAGGGATTGGGAACATATCGGGAGACGCGCTTGGCGATAATGCCAGTGAGCTCCTCGACAGTGCGCCCACCAGCTTTGAGGTTACCCACCAGCGGAAAGGAAATCCGCCCGTCCGGGCCAACCAGCACTGGCCGATCCAGCCCTTCCTCGCCCCAAATCGAGATGAGAATGATGTCGCCCGGGTGGAGACCGTAACCCGAGGACTCGAACGTGTTTGCTTCCGGATCGGCCACATCCTCAGCCATCGCAGCCGGGGAAGCCAAGAGGATCGCCATCCCGCACAGACCTAACCCGAGCCAAGTCGCCCCTGGCCCCCATAAACAGAACTGAAGTCTCCGCATAGTGTCACTCCCTGCTATCTGTGGCCCCTTGAAAAGCGCGAACTTGGCCTGGGCTTTGGGACATTTAAAGTTTAGCTTGCGCAGCACTCCGCCGCTTAATCACAGCCCTGGTGCTTACACAAAGCATTATTAACCAAAAATCCGCCTTTGAGAAGGCGATGAGCGTCGCGCAAGGTCTCTGCGTATACAGCGAGTTATCACAAAGCACCGCTCACTCATTTCCTAGCGCCATAAATTCAAGGCGACACAGCGAATCGGTGAGCCGCTCTCATCCACCCATCTGGGGTGCTTGGGAATGTCGGCGGCATGGAGGAAGATCGCGATGCCAAACACGTCCCGCTCCGGGTGTTCTTCCCCGCAGCGCCAAAGTTTGCCGCTCAGATTTTACCGCGCCTTGGCTGAGCGCTGGGCTTGGAATTCGACCACATAGGTCGGCCCGTCATGACCGTCGGGTTCAACCAACCCATCGAGCCGGCGTTCGATGTCTTTGATGGTCAACGAGCAGGCGTTATAGGGGCCTTGCAGTTCCATCCCGCCGCTGAGCACCCGAAAGGCTTCGGGGCCACTGCGCAGAAACAGGTAGATGGGGTGATCGGTCTTCATCGGCGACCGGAGTTGGGCGTTTCGGTCTCGGCGGTCATTCGGGCAGTTTAGGCGATTCTCTGGCGCGGACGGGAGGGCTTAGCCGGTGCCTTTTGCGCCTCGGAGCGCCTTCTTGAGGTGGCCGGAAAAGCGAATTCGGCCTGGTCCCAAAAGTTCAAACACGCTGGCTACTCAATGCAGCACCTCGTCGATACTGCGCGCATCGATGGCACGATCAAACCAGATGAGTAGCGTGTCCGAATCGGCTTCCGTGATCTGGGCAAGGATAGGCTCACTGGGCGGGCCGAATTTGCGCTCGATCAGTCGCAGCAGCGACCGCGCCTGACCTCGCTGTTCGCCGCGCTGTTCGCCACGCTGTTCGCCACGCTGCTCCCCACGCTGCTCGCCACGCAGTTCGCCTTGGGCAATGTATCGGTCAATGAAGGTTTCCATCAGCGGTTCTCCGGGAAAGGTCTGTTCAATCAGGCTGCGCGCCTGATGCTCGTCGAGGCGGCCGGTGCCTTGGACATAGTAACGCAGCAAGGATTCGAGGATGTCCAGCGCGGTGGTATCGCGCCTGATTTTGGCGATCAGCGCCAGCAGTTCCCGCAAGCGCTCCTCGGGCTGATCACTGTAAATATGGCGCAGCGCCAGTTGAATCAGCCGGGACAACACCCCGCCCCTGATTTCCGTGGTGCTTCTGGCTGAGATATCATGCAGCGCATAGCCAAATTGCGGCACATAGGGCTTGATCGACTCAGGCAGCGGGTCGATGAGGTCATGGAAGTACGCAGGGGCGCGCCATTGTTTCTGGCCGTGATAAAGCACCAATGGGTAGATGGGCGGCAGGTGCCTGGCCTTGGGGTTCTGGTCGCGATACAGCTCGCCGCTGGCAACAATGTAGCGCAACAGTTGCAGCAACACCCAATGCTCTGGTTGACTTTTGTGCTCAAACAACAGGTAAACCGACAAGGTACTGCGGCGATAGGGAATTTGGTAAATCAGGTCCGAGTAGATCTTGCGCAGCGCCTCGGTCACAAAGGTGTCGGGCGAGATGACCAGCCGCTCCAGATCAAGATCAGCGAGCAACGCCGGCGGCAGCGTCTGCGCCAGGAAGTCACGCGCGATGACCGGTCGCACGAAGTTCTCGCGGAAAAAGCAATCATGCGGTGTGGGTGTGCTGGCCATATTCGCT includes the following:
- the ltrA gene encoding group II intron reverse transcriptase/maturase; its protein translation is MKQTSLLGIAKKAASDKAHRFRNLFGLLNVSYLLACWRLINKGAASGVDRLDARAYEANLQDNVEALAAAVKGGWYRAKLVLRRYIPKLNGKLRPLGIPAIADKVLQMGVTKILEEIYEQDFLDCSYGYRPRVGALDAVRDLSAELRSGRYHFLVEADIRAFFDRIDHDTLIELLQRRIDDEPFLRLIRKWLKAGVLEPDGAVQHPKTGSPQGGIISPMLANIYLHYALDEWFENTVKTHCKGKAYLCRYADDFVCAFECEFDAQRFYRVLGLRMERFGLEVAQEKTQLLRFSRQDWTRNGTFEFLGFEFRWGRGRWGKPALKRRTARKKYRASLASFRDWCRAHCRMHKDKFFAALNAKLRGYYNYYGIRGNSDSLGDFFYHVTRMLYRELNRRSQRRSYNWKGFAELIKVFKLERPRICHSF
- a CDS encoding polysaccharide biosynthesis/export family protein, which encodes MAILLASPAAMAEDVADPEANTFESSGYGLHPGDIILISIWGEEGLDRPVLVGPDGRISFPLVGNLKAGGRTVEELTGIIAKRVSRYVPNPLVTVSLQDIPGNRIYVLGRVNKPGDFMIGRDVQVMQALAMAGGLTPFADRKDIKVLRTVDGKQVQIPFNYKEVERGKNLQQNIPLQAGDVVVVP
- a CDS encoding DUF2887 domain-containing protein, giving the protein MKTDHPIYLFLRSGPEAFRVLSGGMELQGPYNACSLTIKDIERRLDGLVEPDGHDGPTYVVEFQAQRSAKAR
- a CDS encoding Rpn family recombination-promoting nuclease/putative transposase, with the protein product MASTPTPHDCFFRENFVRPVIARDFLAQTLPPALLADLDLERLVISPDTFVTEALRKIYSDLIYQIPYRRSTLSVYLLFEHKSQPEHWVLLQLLRYIVASGELYRDQNPKARHLPPIYPLVLYHGQKQWRAPAYFHDLIDPLPESIKPYVPQFGYALHDISARSTTEIRGGVLSRLIQLALRHIYSDQPEERLRELLALIAKIRRDTTALDILESLLRYYVQGTGRLDEHQARSLIEQTFPGEPLMETFIDRYIAQGELRGEQRGEQRGEQRGEQRGEQRGQARSLLRLIERKFGPPSEPILAQITEADSDTLLIWFDRAIDARSIDEVLH